In archaeon BMS3Bbin15, the DNA window TTGCCCACCAGTATGCCATTCAAAAACTCCTTTTTCTCCTTCCAGTCCTTCATGTTTTGATACGCCATGTAATTGTCAGGGTTTAAAGCGAGCCAGGGCATTACAAATCTGTACTGTCTTTTTCCTGAAGGCCTAACCTCAACCTCCTGCTCGTAAAATACTTTTTGCTTTATCCTGTAGCGGCTGTTATTAAGCAATAGTTCACCCAGCTCGTCTGATATCTTCTTTAGCACCTCCGCACCCTCCTCTATTCCAAGAATACTTGCGGTACCCCCAATAATTTTATACTGAACCCTCGGATAGGTATAGAGATAGACCATCTCCTTTATGTGGTGATGGAGTATGGAATATTCTTTAAACTTATTCCCAATGTAGCCTCTCAACCTGGAAGCATTTTCTTTTACTGTATTGTCTGTCTTCAATACCAGAAAAGAAGTTTTAAGCTTCATGAAGCTCCTCAAATTTAGGGAATTCAGAATTTGTTATAAGTTCTTCGATATTTGGTACAGCCATTCTCGCAAACTCCAGGGTTATGCCGTAAAGCTCATGAAACACTTCACTGGAAACCACACTTAACCCATGAGCAAGTATGGATTCGTTTCTATTCGTCAGCAAATCCATGAGTCTATTGTTTTCAGCGAATTTTTTACCTGAGTCATCACCCATATCTGCGAGAAGCTCGTAATCTTTAGCCAGTCCCAGCTTTATTTTTCCATTTTTCCCCTCAATTTTGCCGTACTTCTCCTTCAATCTGGAGTCAAGCTTATCCACATCCACATTTGATGAGTCTATACCAAATTTTACCCTAAGCCTGTATTGACCTATGAGTTCAACAGTTCTGTACAGCCTTGCCACAGCATCGTCATATTTCCCTTCTTTGAATCGCCTTTCAGCATTATTCAGTAGGTCCGCTATGTAAAACGGCTCTTTTTCATCACTATTTGAAAGCCTGCCGAGGAATTCCTTGTTTTTTGACGGGACATTCTTTATTTTTGACAATATATCTGCACCTTTTGAATGGGCAAATTTATCCCAATAAGAATATCCTTTGCATAAATCTTCAGAGTAAGACAGCTTGTGTTGTATTTGAGATTCTCCAGTCTTTTCTTTGAGCTGCT includes these proteins:
- a CDS encoding CRISPR-associated protein gives rise to the protein MKKALVITVGTGVGKDREKVVDSLASGITVSIKAHHPDKTVFIVTKESERDTVPKILEKTGMGEEDYEIKRISNMENIESIYNESIALLSELAGEGFSPEDMVIDYTTGTRPMSAGAAIAAVAFEVETLSYVSGKREGGVVVYGTERPILVRPYKVMVDSKLKTIANLFNINQFNACIEIIKQLKEKTGESQIQHKLSYSEDLCKGYSYWDKFAHSKGADILSKIKNVPSKNKEFLGRLSNSDEKEPFYIADLLNNAERRFKEGKYDDAVARLYRTVELIGQYRLRVKFGIDSSNVDVDKLDSRLKEKYGKIEGKNGKIKLGLAKDYELLADMGDDSGKKFAENNRLMDLLTNRNESILAHGLSVVSSEVFHELYGITLEFARMAVPNIEELITNSEFPKFEELHEA